The Euphorbia lathyris chromosome 3, ddEupLath1.1, whole genome shotgun sequence genome contains a region encoding:
- the LOC136223726 gene encoding ribosome-inactivating protein cucurmosin-like: MTKMLMLLATWLSCNIAIGSCQYAAIKYPSVTFTTHLASDASYRGLMSSLRRALDSSSKSHDIPILRKPTEITKDNKYLLVTLINHESKFNVTLAITVVNVYVIGFKSGGNSFFLSDAPSDATNLLFDGTSKKKLSVSTNYVNLGDRTKVGLGIGPLKRAIDTLYTFNGVSVTTDFKNSLLVVIQMVAEAARFKYIQEKIENDLSGEYRPKSDTISLENSWDALSKQIQQCGSSGKFTTPVILQNADGSNKIISSVAEVKPDISILVYYKESGKTVEEERSGEILAEEVVEKWLPVL, from the coding sequence AAGTGTGACATTTACTACCCATCTTGCAAGTGATGCAAGCTACAGAGGCTTAATGTCCTCTTTACGAAGAGCGTTAGACAGTAGCTCTAAAAGCCATGATATCCCAATACTGCGAAAGCCAACAGAAATCACAAAAGATAATAAGTATCTTCTGGTAACTCTGATAAATCATGAATCCAAATTCAATGTTACATTAGCAATAACTGTTGTTAATGTATATGTGATTGGTTTTAAATCGGGCGGTAATTCCTTCTTCTTAAGCGATGCTCCTTCTGATGCAACAAATCTCCTCTTTGATGGAACAAGCAAAAAAAAACTATCAGTGAGTACCAATTATGTCAATTTGGGAGATAGAACCAAAGTTGGATTAGGAATTGGACCATTAAAGAGAGCAATTGATACACTTTATACCTTCAATGGTGTATCGGTTACCACTGATTTTAAAAACAGTCTTCTTGTTGTTATACAAATGGTTGCAGAAGCTGCAAGATTCAAATACATTCAAGAGAAGATAGAGAATGATTTATCAGGGGAGTATAGGCCCAAAAGCGACACTATTAGTCTCGAAAACTCATGGGATgctctttctaaacaaatccaaCAATGTGGTAGCAGCGGAAAATTTACAACCCCAGTGATATTGCAAAACGCTGACGGTAGTAACAAAATTATATCCAGTGTTGCGGAAGTTAAACCAGATATTTCAATCTTGGTTTACTACAAAGAATCCGGTAAAACAGTTGAAGAAGAAAGATCTGGGGAAATTCTTGCTGAAGAAGTTGTGGAAAAGTGGCTCCCAGTGCTCTAA